One Micromonospora sp. FIMYZ51 genomic window carries:
- a CDS encoding acyl-CoA dehydrogenase family protein, whose amino-acid sequence MTVDRILPTDEAHDLLELATELADRELAPRAVEYEQRGKFPRDVLRTLGRAGLLGLPYPEEHGGAAQPYEVYLQVLEILASRWLAVAEAVSVHTLSCYPVAEFGTEEQRKLLPDMIGGELLGAYCLSEPQGGSDAAALTTKAVRDGDAYVVTGTKAWITHAQVADFYNIFCRTGGPGARGISCLLADRATAGIHPQAAERTMGLRSSPVAQIAFDDARVPADRLIGGEGSGFTIAMSALDSGRLGIAACAVGLAQAALDYAVEYARQRQQFGRSIIDFQGLGFTLADAATQISAARALTLAAARLRDAGRPYSIEAAKAKLFATDMAMRVTTDAVQVLGGAGYVADHPVERFMREAKVLQIVEGTNQIQRLVISRALAKG is encoded by the coding sequence GTGACTGTCGACCGGATCCTGCCCACCGACGAGGCGCACGACCTGCTGGAGTTGGCTACCGAACTCGCCGACCGGGAACTCGCCCCGAGAGCCGTCGAGTACGAGCAGCGCGGCAAGTTCCCCCGGGACGTGCTGCGCACGTTGGGCCGGGCCGGTCTGCTCGGCCTGCCCTACCCCGAGGAGCACGGCGGCGCCGCCCAGCCGTACGAGGTCTATCTCCAGGTACTGGAGATCCTGGCCAGCCGCTGGCTCGCCGTCGCCGAGGCGGTAAGCGTGCACACCCTCTCCTGCTACCCGGTCGCCGAGTTCGGCACCGAGGAGCAGCGCAAGCTGCTGCCCGACATGATCGGCGGCGAGTTGCTGGGCGCGTACTGCCTCTCCGAGCCGCAGGGTGGTTCGGATGCCGCCGCGCTCACCACGAAGGCGGTCCGCGACGGGGACGCGTACGTGGTGACCGGCACCAAGGCCTGGATCACCCACGCGCAGGTGGCCGACTTCTACAACATCTTCTGCCGCACCGGCGGTCCGGGCGCGCGGGGCATCTCCTGCCTGCTCGCCGACCGCGCCACCGCGGGCATCCACCCGCAGGCGGCCGAGCGCACCATGGGCCTGCGCTCCTCGCCGGTGGCGCAGATCGCCTTCGACGACGCCCGGGTGCCGGCCGACCGGCTGATCGGTGGCGAGGGCAGCGGCTTCACCATCGCCATGTCCGCGCTGGACTCCGGCCGGCTCGGCATCGCCGCCTGCGCGGTCGGCCTGGCCCAGGCGGCACTGGACTACGCGGTGGAGTACGCCCGGCAGCGCCAACAGTTCGGCCGCTCGATCATCGACTTCCAGGGGCTCGGGTTCACCCTGGCCGATGCGGCCACCCAGATCTCCGCCGCCCGGGCGCTGACGCTGGCCGCGGCCCGGCTGCGCGACGCCGGTCGGCCGTACTCGATCGAGGCGGCCAAGGCGAAGCTCTTCGCCACCGACATGGCGATGCGGGTGACCACGGACGCGGTGCAGGTGCTGGGCGGCGCGGGCTACGTGGCCGACCACCCGGTGGAGCGGTTCATGCGCGAGGCGAAGGTGCTCCAGATCGTCGAGGGCACCAACCAGATCCAGCGTCTGGTGATCTCCCGCGCCCTGGCGAAGGGCTGA
- a CDS encoding Lrp/AsnC family transcriptional regulator produces the protein MEEIDRAIVAALTTDGRLSYTDLAEKVGLSVSAVHQRVRRLEQRRVIKGYAARVSFEALDLPLTAFVAIRPFDPSQPDDAPERLAHLPEIDSCYSVAGDDFYLLLVRVAGPADLERVLQEIRTSANVTTRTTVVLSTPYEHRAPQVGPDILNHRRRGGATEPAG, from the coding sequence GTGGAGGAGATCGACCGCGCCATCGTCGCCGCGCTGACCACGGACGGCCGGCTGTCGTACACGGACCTCGCGGAGAAGGTCGGCCTGTCGGTCTCCGCGGTGCACCAGCGGGTACGCCGGCTGGAGCAGCGTCGGGTGATCAAGGGCTACGCGGCCCGGGTCTCCTTCGAGGCGCTCGACCTGCCGCTTACCGCGTTCGTGGCGATCCGGCCGTTCGATCCGTCGCAGCCCGACGACGCGCCGGAACGGCTGGCCCATCTACCGGAGATCGACTCGTGCTATTCGGTGGCGGGCGACGACTTCTACCTGCTGTTGGTGCGGGTGGCCGGTCCGGCGGACCTGGAGCGGGTGCTCCAGGAGATCCGCACCTCCGCCAACGTCACCACCCGGACCACTGTCGTGCTCTCCACCCCCTACGAGCACCGCGCGCCGCAGGTCGGTCCGGACATCCTGAACCACCGGCGGCGGGGCGGTGCGACCGAGCCGGCGGGTTGA
- a CDS encoding polysaccharide pyruvyl transferase family protein — MTRILIRAGKSPLTVLSHEQSLSASRLGVFGSNSGNMLFYSAVFRVISVPGAEVVANSYVHERPIHLGRYIQRTNEEFDRFILPMANSYRDTFLPHLERLAKVIEKLKIPVTVVGIGAQLPYGTDFDTLPDDYKRVVKRFTRAVLDRSASIGVRGEYTARMLKYLGFGDEHVRVIGCPSMFGNGPLGPLVRKVDRLSYDSPMAISYTPKVKGVDRLVEANTNRYPNSVIVPQQHHRLALMLWGENPARLANRRMPVHTEHPLYENDRMRFFVDASTWVEFMAEQHFAFGTRIHGNVAGVLAGTPSVVLAHDSRTVELAEYHGIPYRLYADLPPDVDAQRLYEEADFDAFEPRQAETFATYVKFLEHNDIEHVFQPGKANPEYDKALANAKFPGPVHTLMASDVVGRRQVMSRLRWLRQGHDGDLERSAYAFEPPFREPRGQQSLEERVTRLEQELKVQQNFLASWRGRVSRALRIGPSSVGVRR, encoded by the coding sequence ATGACCCGCATCCTCATCCGCGCCGGCAAGAGCCCGCTGACCGTGCTGTCGCACGAGCAGAGCCTGTCCGCGTCGAGGCTTGGCGTGTTCGGCTCGAACTCCGGCAACATGCTCTTCTACAGCGCGGTGTTCCGGGTGATCAGCGTGCCCGGCGCCGAGGTGGTCGCCAACTCGTACGTCCACGAGCGTCCGATCCACCTCGGCCGGTACATCCAGCGGACGAATGAGGAGTTCGACCGGTTCATCCTGCCGATGGCGAATTCCTACCGGGACACCTTCCTGCCGCACCTGGAGCGGCTGGCCAAGGTCATCGAGAAGCTGAAGATCCCGGTCACCGTGGTCGGCATCGGCGCCCAGCTCCCCTACGGCACCGACTTCGACACGCTGCCCGACGATTACAAGCGGGTCGTCAAGCGGTTCACCCGGGCCGTGCTGGACCGCTCCGCCTCGATCGGCGTACGCGGCGAGTACACCGCCCGCATGTTGAAGTACCTGGGCTTCGGCGACGAGCACGTACGCGTGATCGGGTGCCCGTCGATGTTCGGCAACGGTCCGCTGGGCCCGTTGGTGCGCAAGGTCGACAGGTTGTCCTACGACAGCCCGATGGCCATCTCGTACACCCCCAAGGTCAAGGGGGTCGACCGGCTCGTCGAGGCCAACACGAACCGCTACCCCAACAGCGTCATCGTGCCCCAGCAGCATCACCGGCTCGCCCTGATGCTGTGGGGGGAGAACCCGGCCCGGCTGGCCAACCGGCGGATGCCGGTGCACACCGAGCACCCGCTCTACGAGAACGACCGGATGCGGTTCTTCGTGGACGCCTCGACCTGGGTCGAGTTCATGGCCGAGCAGCACTTCGCCTTCGGCACCCGGATCCACGGCAACGTCGCCGGCGTGCTGGCCGGTACGCCCTCGGTCGTGCTGGCACACGACTCCCGTACCGTCGAGCTCGCCGAGTACCACGGCATTCCCTACCGCCTCTACGCGGACCTGCCGCCCGACGTCGACGCGCAGCGGCTCTACGAGGAGGCCGACTTCGATGCCTTCGAGCCGCGGCAGGCCGAGACCTTCGCGACCTACGTGAAGTTCCTGGAACACAACGACATCGAGCACGTCTTCCAGCCGGGCAAGGCGAACCCGGAGTACGACAAGGCACTGGCGAACGCCAAGTTCCCCGGTCCGGTCCACACGCTGATGGCCTCCGACGTCGTCGGGCGTCGCCAGGTGATGTCCCGCCTGCGCTGGCTGCGGCAGGGCCACGACGGTGACCTTGAGCGGTCCGCCTACGCATTCGAACCACCATTCCGCGAGCCGCGCGGACAGCAGTCGCTCGAGGAGCGGGTGACCCGATTGGAGCAGGAGCTGAAGGTGCAGCAGAACTTCCTGGCCAGCTGGCGTGGCCGGGTGAGCCGGGCATTGCGGATCGGCCCGTCGTCGGTGGGGGTTCGGCGGTGA
- a CDS encoding CDP-glycerol glycerophosphotransferase family protein: MTPGRSGVGEWLAGRLPVLAAEVAAVLALLLAAVGNSPFWALPPALVAVGVLAWVWRDGLRGGRISSEETLVVRLLLLATGYLVGAVHGNLDPFLAVGVGVAAVAILGETPMMAVSRSVYPVSANLPGSGLRPPLRPNTSRAVLVNSVAVLAALGCGFSGLIGVVSLVVSVAALGLVGFTGWQAITRVRARHRSEARLTAALTAHEPAFVVHWEAPAATGYQIAMWLPYLERLGKKYFVLVRSEANFNEVLRLTTAPVVFRAGLTELDDVIVPSLKAAFYVNTATKNCHLIRYTRLKHIQLNHGDSDKVPSHNPVFRMYDKNFVAGQAAIDRFAANGVHMPAEMFSIVGRPQVENVAIASEPIAAITSPRVLYAPTWSGFYADSNYSSLPVGYDIIKALLARGCSVVFRPHPYSQRSAALTAECARIRTLLAEDRRTTGRPHVFGPQAEVKMSVMDCFNASDVLISDVSSVVADYLYSEKPFAMVAVSVPAERFTDAFPLARAAYVIDAHGGRVQGLDQVLDDLLGSDPLASTRHDLKKYYLGDIPSEGYAQHFLDEAGRYL, translated from the coding sequence GTGACGCCGGGACGCTCCGGGGTCGGCGAATGGCTGGCCGGTCGACTGCCGGTCCTGGCGGCCGAGGTGGCGGCCGTCCTCGCGCTGCTGCTGGCGGCGGTCGGTAACTCTCCCTTCTGGGCGCTTCCCCCGGCCCTGGTCGCGGTCGGCGTGCTGGCCTGGGTGTGGCGCGACGGTTTGCGTGGCGGCCGGATCTCCAGCGAGGAGACCCTGGTCGTGCGGCTGCTGCTGCTAGCCACCGGATACCTGGTCGGCGCGGTGCACGGCAATCTTGATCCCTTCCTGGCCGTCGGCGTGGGCGTCGCCGCGGTGGCGATTCTCGGCGAGACGCCGATGATGGCGGTGTCCCGCTCCGTCTACCCGGTCTCGGCGAACCTGCCGGGCAGTGGTCTGCGGCCTCCGCTGCGCCCCAACACGAGCCGGGCGGTGCTGGTCAACAGCGTCGCGGTGCTCGCGGCCCTCGGCTGCGGGTTCTCCGGTCTGATCGGGGTGGTGTCGCTTGTGGTGTCGGTGGCGGCGCTCGGCCTGGTCGGGTTCACCGGGTGGCAGGCGATCACCCGGGTGCGGGCCCGGCACCGCAGCGAGGCGCGGTTGACCGCGGCGTTGACCGCGCACGAGCCGGCCTTCGTCGTGCACTGGGAGGCGCCCGCGGCGACCGGCTACCAGATCGCGATGTGGCTGCCCTATCTGGAGCGTCTCGGCAAGAAGTACTTCGTGCTGGTGCGTAGCGAGGCCAACTTCAACGAGGTGTTGCGGCTGACCACCGCACCTGTGGTGTTCCGGGCCGGCCTGACCGAGTTGGACGATGTCATCGTGCCGTCGCTGAAGGCCGCCTTCTACGTCAACACCGCGACGAAGAACTGCCACCTGATCCGCTACACCAGGCTGAAGCACATCCAGCTCAACCACGGTGACAGCGACAAGGTGCCGAGTCACAACCCGGTGTTCCGGATGTACGACAAGAACTTCGTCGCCGGCCAGGCGGCGATCGACCGGTTCGCGGCAAACGGTGTGCACATGCCGGCGGAGATGTTCTCGATCGTGGGGCGTCCGCAGGTGGAGAACGTCGCCATCGCCAGCGAGCCGATCGCCGCGATCACCAGCCCTCGGGTCCTCTACGCGCCGACCTGGTCGGGTTTCTACGCCGACTCGAACTATTCGTCGCTGCCGGTCGGCTACGACATCATCAAGGCGCTGCTGGCGCGCGGTTGCAGTGTCGTGTTCCGGCCGCACCCGTACTCGCAGCGGTCGGCGGCGTTGACCGCCGAGTGCGCGCGGATCCGGACGCTGCTGGCCGAGGACCGCCGGACGACCGGGCGACCGCACGTCTTCGGGCCGCAGGCCGAGGTGAAGATGTCGGTGATGGACTGCTTCAACGCCTCGGACGTGCTGATCTCGGACGTGTCGAGCGTGGTGGCCGACTACCTCTACTCGGAGAAGCCGTTCGCCATGGTCGCGGTCTCGGTGCCAGCGGAGCGGTTCACCGACGCGTTCCCGCTCGCCCGGGCGGCCTATGTGATCGACGCGCACGGCGGCCGGGTGCAGGGGCTCGACCAGGTCCTGGACGACCTGCTGGGCAGCGATCCGCTCGCCTCCACCCGGCACGACCTGAAGAAGTACTACCTCGGGGACATCCCTTCGGAGGGGTACGCGCAGCACTTCCTCGACGAGGCCGGTCGCTACCTCTGA
- a CDS encoding VOC family protein → MTNEITVPLLPCPSIDDIVAFYEVLGFHTTYQQRKPNPAVGLQREDLHLQFFEIAGFDPAQSYGSCLVLTSDTGQLYRAFAAGMRAAYGKVLVSGTPRMTRPRARKNADGLSGFSVIDPGGNWIRVFQNTPAGPAQAPTGRLGKALANAVVQSDSRGDARQAARILDSALARSEADDDPVALVEVLVYRAEVAMVLNDPATAAEMLARVDRVALSPDDATRAAAAHEAATDLAAALSQVPHPADAGPRPKA, encoded by the coding sequence GTGACGAACGAGATAACCGTTCCCCTGCTGCCCTGCCCGTCCATCGACGACATCGTCGCCTTCTACGAGGTGCTCGGTTTCCACACCACGTACCAGCAGCGCAAGCCCAACCCGGCGGTGGGCCTGCAACGTGAAGATCTACACCTACAGTTCTTCGAGATCGCGGGGTTCGATCCAGCGCAGTCCTACGGTTCGTGTCTCGTGCTGACCTCGGACACGGGGCAGCTGTACCGGGCTTTCGCGGCGGGCATGCGCGCCGCGTACGGCAAGGTGTTGGTCTCCGGGACGCCGCGGATGACCCGGCCCCGGGCGCGGAAGAACGCCGACGGGCTGAGCGGCTTCAGCGTCATCGATCCAGGCGGCAACTGGATCCGCGTCTTCCAGAACACCCCGGCCGGCCCCGCTCAGGCACCGACCGGGCGGCTGGGCAAGGCACTGGCGAACGCCGTCGTGCAGTCCGACTCCAGAGGGGACGCCCGACAGGCGGCTCGGATCCTCGACAGTGCACTGGCCCGTTCCGAAGCAGACGACGACCCGGTCGCGTTGGTGGAGGTGCTCGTCTACCGCGCTGAGGTTGCGATGGTCCTGAACGATCCGGCCACGGCGGCGGAGATGCTGGCCCGGGTGGACCGTGTCGCGTTGAGCCCGGACGACGCCACCCGGGCTGCTGCCGCGCACGAGGCCGCTACCGACCTTGCGGCGGCGCTGTCCCAGGTGCCGCACCCAGCCGACGCCGGGCCCCGGCCGAAAGCCTGA
- a CDS encoding histidine phosphatase family protein, producing the protein MGQITLIRHGETTWSASRRHTSYTDLELTPDGERQAHALGAALAGRRFVAVLTSPRLRALRTAQLAGLTVTDTDEDLAEWNYGEYEGRTTAEIHEQRPGWNVWTDGCPGGESPTEVGERLDRMLTKVHPLLDRGPVALVGHAHSLRVLGARWVGLPPSAGGLLRLDTATLSLLGTEHGRRVVLRWNNPPPPVAEPGTTATRH; encoded by the coding sequence ATGGGGCAGATCACGCTGATCCGGCACGGTGAGACCACCTGGAGCGCCAGTCGCCGACACACGTCGTACACCGATCTGGAACTCACCCCCGACGGTGAGCGGCAGGCTCACGCGCTCGGTGCCGCCCTCGCCGGCCGGCGGTTCGTCGCGGTGCTGACCAGCCCGCGCCTGCGGGCGCTGCGCACCGCGCAGCTGGCCGGGCTGACCGTCACCGACACCGACGAAGACCTGGCCGAATGGAACTACGGCGAGTACGAGGGACGCACCACCGCCGAGATCCACGAGCAACGGCCCGGCTGGAACGTCTGGACCGACGGCTGCCCCGGCGGCGAGTCCCCGACCGAGGTCGGCGAACGCCTCGACCGGATGCTCACCAAGGTGCACCCGCTACTCGACCGGGGTCCCGTGGCCCTGGTCGGGCACGCGCACTCGCTCCGCGTGCTGGGCGCCCGCTGGGTCGGCCTGCCGCCCTCGGCCGGCGGGCTGCTCCGCCTGGACACCGCCACCCTCAGCCTGCTCGGCACCGAACACGGGCGGCGGGTCGTCCTACGGTGGAACAACCCCCCTCCCCCGGTCGCCGAGCCCGGCACCACGGCGACGCGACACTGA
- a CDS encoding CsbD family protein has product MSFTDKAKNKVEQMSGAAKERIGDMTHNERMRAEGATEQGEARARQAGENVKDAGRNAKDAVTR; this is encoded by the coding sequence ATGAGCTTCACCGACAAGGCGAAGAACAAGGTCGAGCAGATGAGCGGTGCCGCCAAGGAGCGCATCGGCGACATGACGCACAACGAGCGCATGCGCGCCGAGGGCGCCACCGAGCAGGGTGAGGCCCGCGCGCGTCAGGCCGGGGAGAACGTCAAGGACGCCGGCCGCAACGCCAAGGACGCCGTCACTCGGTGA
- a CDS encoding lysine 2,3-aminomutase translates to MTQTHPPVQNIPAPQPAPTPSTGQPYEYRRSPLVEPDWTRFPGWRHVTRDQWESAQWQRVNCVKNIKQLRTVLGDTVDESFYADLEADQRALATMSMLVPPQMINTMVPTGVPSTDALLADPIRRYMIPVASDRRTDWPSHPYASRDSLHEHDMWVAEGLTHRYPTKVLAELLSTCPQYCGHCTRMDLVGNSTPTVDKLKLTLKPVDRYDAHIAYLKAHPGVRDVVVSGGDVANVPWRNLESYLMRLLEIETIRDIRLATKAFMGLPQHWLQPDVVEGLERVARTAARRGVNLAIHTHVNHAQSLTPLVARATQTALDVGVRDVRNQGVLMRGVNATSTDLLDLCFALQGEAGILPYYFYMCDMIPNAEHWRVPVWHAQQLQHDIMGYLPGYATPRIVCDVPFVGKRWVHMVTEYDRERGISYWTKNYRTSIESADLAALSKRYAYYDPIDTLPEAGQRWWHAHRDD, encoded by the coding sequence GTGACCCAGACCCACCCGCCGGTACAGAACATCCCGGCACCCCAGCCGGCCCCCACCCCCAGCACCGGCCAACCGTACGAATACCGCCGCAGCCCACTCGTCGAACCCGACTGGACCCGCTTCCCCGGCTGGCGCCACGTCACCCGCGACCAGTGGGAGAGCGCCCAGTGGCAGCGCGTCAACTGCGTCAAGAACATCAAACAGCTGCGCACCGTGCTCGGCGACACCGTCGACGAGAGCTTCTACGCCGACCTGGAAGCCGACCAACGCGCCCTGGCGACCATGTCCATGCTGGTCCCGCCACAAATGATCAACACGATGGTGCCGACCGGCGTGCCGAGCACCGACGCGCTGCTCGCCGACCCCATCCGGCGCTACATGATCCCCGTCGCCTCCGACCGGCGCACCGACTGGCCCTCGCACCCGTACGCCAGCCGCGACTCGCTGCACGAACACGACATGTGGGTCGCCGAGGGCCTCACCCACCGCTACCCCACGAAGGTTCTCGCCGAACTGCTCTCCACCTGCCCCCAGTACTGCGGCCACTGCACCCGCATGGACCTGGTCGGCAACTCCACCCCCACGGTCGACAAGCTGAAACTCACCCTCAAGCCGGTCGACCGCTACGACGCCCACATCGCCTACCTCAAGGCCCACCCCGGCGTCCGCGACGTGGTCGTCTCCGGTGGCGACGTGGCAAACGTGCCCTGGCGCAACCTGGAGTCGTACCTGATGCGACTGCTGGAGATCGAGACCATCCGCGACATCCGGCTGGCCACCAAGGCCTTCATGGGACTGCCCCAGCACTGGCTCCAGCCCGACGTCGTGGAGGGCCTGGAACGGGTCGCCCGCACCGCCGCCCGACGCGGCGTCAACCTGGCCATCCACACCCACGTCAACCACGCCCAGTCACTCACCCCGCTGGTCGCCCGCGCCACCCAGACCGCGCTCGACGTCGGCGTACGGGACGTACGCAACCAGGGCGTGCTGATGCGCGGCGTCAACGCCACCAGCACCGACCTGCTCGACCTCTGCTTCGCGCTACAGGGCGAAGCCGGCATCCTGCCGTACTACTTCTACATGTGCGACATGATCCCCAACGCCGAGCACTGGCGGGTCCCGGTCTGGCACGCCCAGCAGCTCCAGCACGACATCATGGGCTACCTCCCCGGCTACGCCACCCCGCGGATCGTTTGCGACGTGCCCTTCGTCGGTAAGCGCTGGGTGCACATGGTCACCGAGTACGACCGGGAACGCGGCATCTCCTACTGGACGAAGAACTACCGCACCTCCATCGAGTCCGCCGACCTGGCGGCGCTGAGCAAGCGCTACGCCTACTACGACCCGATCGACACGCTGCCCGAGGCCGGGCAGCGGTGGTGGCACGCCCACCGCGACGACTGA
- a CDS encoding zinc-binding alcohol dehydrogenase, with product MGLHRVVEPVGVLPQAAWRLDARPEIAPNEVRIRVERLNLDAASFRQLWEKHAGDGDAVRAEVLEIISTRGKMQNPVTGSGGMLIGTVEEAGRRSPLGFKPGERVATLVSLTLTPLAITDGLARWDGRSEQVPCDGWAILFARSIAAVLPEDLDPQLSLAVLDVCGAPALTDRVVSRCVAERAARGGGPVTVAVVGGAGKSGSLSLAAARRAGAGRTVGVVPVAAERDALVAAGVADVVAVADARDPVALSSAVTSALGVPADVTVVCVDVPGCEHGAVLATAEGGTVIFFSMATSFAAAALGAEGLAADVTMLVGNGFVPGHAELALGLLRDEPGVRGLFEARLAAD from the coding sequence GTGGGTCTGCACCGTGTCGTGGAACCGGTGGGGGTGCTGCCACAGGCCGCCTGGCGGCTGGACGCGCGGCCGGAGATCGCTCCGAACGAGGTGCGGATCCGGGTCGAGCGGCTGAACCTGGACGCGGCGAGTTTCCGGCAGCTGTGGGAGAAGCACGCCGGTGACGGTGACGCGGTGCGCGCCGAGGTTCTGGAGATCATCTCGACGCGGGGGAAGATGCAGAACCCGGTGACCGGGTCGGGCGGCATGCTGATCGGCACGGTCGAGGAGGCCGGTCGGCGGTCGCCGTTGGGGTTCAAGCCGGGTGAGCGGGTGGCGACGCTTGTGTCGTTGACGCTTACCCCGCTGGCGATCACCGACGGGTTGGCGCGTTGGGACGGGCGGAGTGAGCAGGTGCCGTGCGACGGTTGGGCGATCCTGTTCGCCCGGTCGATCGCGGCGGTGCTGCCGGAGGATCTGGATCCGCAGTTGTCGCTTGCGGTGTTGGACGTGTGCGGGGCGCCGGCGTTGACCGACCGGGTGGTGTCGCGGTGTGTGGCCGAGCGGGCGGCACGCGGCGGTGGGCCGGTGACGGTGGCGGTGGTTGGTGGGGCGGGCAAGAGCGGTTCGCTGTCGTTGGCTGCGGCTCGGCGGGCGGGCGCGGGTCGTACGGTCGGGGTGGTGCCGGTGGCGGCGGAGCGTGACGCGCTGGTGGCGGCCGGTGTGGCGGACGTGGTGGCGGTGGCCGACGCGCGGGATCCGGTGGCGTTGTCGTCGGCGGTGACGTCGGCGTTGGGGGTGCCGGCGGATGTGACGGTGGTGTGCGTGGATGTGCCGGGTTGTGAGCATGGGGCGGTGTTGGCGACTGCGGAGGGCGGCACAGTGATCTTTTTCTCGATGGCGACGAGTTTCGCGGCGGCGGCGTTGGGTGCGGAGGGTCTGGCGGCGGACGTGACGATGCTTGTCGGCAACGGGTTTGTGCCGGGGCACGCGGAGTTGGCGTTGGGGTTGTTGCGGGACGAGCCGGGGGTGCGTGGGCTGTTCGAGGCTCGGCTGGCGGCAGACTGA
- a CDS encoding amidohydrolase family protein, translating into MTKNPSTLYRGGVLFCPAEPSATALLVRDGRIAWLGADADAPVADRVVELGGALVTPAFVDAHVHVSDTGLVLSGLDLSGVRSAGELLDAVAAFAAGLPGDAVVLGHGWDESTWSVPQPPGVAELDRAAGGRRVYLSQASIHSALVSSALVAGCPEAVAAPGYDGSGWLRRDAHHVVRAAARASVTRAQRVAAQRVALARAAALGIAAVHECGGPEISDEEDFTGLLALSGAGVPEVYGFWGELGGAARARELGAVGAGGDLFADGALGSRTAHLSQGYADGDGCGHGYLSAEQVRDHLLDCAAHGLQGGFHAIGDAAISTVLAGFAGAAQRLGVERVRAARHRVEHAELMDRRLIAGFVEYGVVASMQPAFDRLWGGAGRMYEARLGLARSLGSNPMGAMHAVGVALAFGSDSPVTPLDPWGAVRAAVAHHNPVQRMSVRAAFAAHTRGGWRAVRRDSAGVLALGAPATFAVWSTPAGLERGLPVLQAPDPELRGVDDPTPLPVCRATVLRGEVIYEQGMQGA; encoded by the coding sequence ATGACGAAGAACCCCTCGACGTTGTATCGCGGCGGTGTGCTGTTCTGTCCGGCCGAGCCGTCGGCGACGGCGCTGTTGGTGCGGGACGGGCGGATCGCCTGGTTGGGTGCGGACGCGGACGCGCCGGTGGCGGACCGGGTGGTGGAGTTGGGTGGGGCGTTGGTGACGCCGGCGTTCGTGGACGCGCACGTGCATGTCAGTGACACCGGTCTGGTGTTGTCGGGTTTGGATCTGTCCGGGGTGCGGTCGGCGGGCGAGTTGTTGGACGCGGTGGCGGCGTTCGCGGCGGGGCTGCCGGGTGATGCGGTGGTGTTGGGGCACGGCTGGGACGAGTCGACGTGGTCGGTGCCGCAGCCGCCGGGTGTGGCGGAGTTGGATCGGGCGGCTGGTGGGCGGCGGGTGTATCTGTCGCAGGCGTCGATCCATTCGGCGCTTGTGTCGTCGGCGTTGGTGGCGGGGTGTCCGGAGGCGGTGGCGGCGCCGGGGTACGACGGGTCGGGGTGGCTGCGGCGGGATGCGCATCATGTGGTGCGGGCGGCGGCGCGGGCGTCGGTGACGCGGGCGCAGCGGGTGGCGGCGCAGCGGGTGGCGTTGGCGCGGGCGGCGGCGTTGGGGATCGCGGCGGTGCACGAGTGTGGTGGGCCGGAGATCTCCGATGAGGAGGATTTCACCGGGTTGTTGGCGCTTTCGGGTGCGGGTGTGCCGGAGGTGTACGGCTTCTGGGGTGAGTTGGGTGGTGCGGCGCGGGCGCGGGAGTTGGGTGCGGTGGGTGCCGGTGGTGATCTGTTCGCCGATGGTGCGTTGGGGTCGCGGACGGCGCATCTTTCGCAGGGGTATGCCGATGGTGACGGGTGTGGTCACGGTTATCTGAGCGCCGAGCAGGTGCGTGATCATTTGTTGGATTGCGCGGCGCATGGGTTGCAGGGTGGTTTCCACGCGATCGGGGATGCGGCGATCTCGACGGTGTTGGCGGGTTTCGCGGGGGCGGCGCAGCGGTTGGGGGTGGAGCGGGTGCGGGCGGCGCGGCATCGGGTGGAGCATGCGGAGTTGATGGATCGGCGGTTGATCGCCGGGTTCGTGGAGTACGGGGTGGTGGCGTCGATGCAGCCGGCGTTCGACCGGTTGTGGGGTGGTGCGGGTCGGATGTATGAGGCGCGGTTGGGGTTGGCGCGGTCGTTGGGGTCGAATCCGATGGGTGCGATGCATGCGGTGGGGGTGGCGTTGGCGTTTGGTTCGGATTCGCCGGTGACGCCGTTGGATCCGTGGGGTGCGGTGCGGGCGGCGGTGGCGCATCACAATCCGGTGCAGCGGATGAGTGTGCGGGCGGCGTTCGCGGCGCATACCCGGGGTGGGTGGCGGGCGGTGCGGCGGGACAGTGCGGGGGTGTTGGCGTTGGGGGCGCCGGCGACGTTCGCGGTGTGGTCGACGCCGGCGGGGCTGGAGCGGGGGTTGCCGGTGTTGCAGGCACCGGATCCGGAGTTGCGGGGGGTGGATGATCCGACGCCGTTGCCGGTGTGCCGGGCGACGGTGCTGCGTGGTGAGGTGATTTATGAGCAGGGGATGCAGGGGGCGTGA